The Kozakia baliensis genome includes a region encoding these proteins:
- the rpsA gene encoding 30S ribosomal protein S1 — protein MASATTTAPAAHGGEDFAALLDETLGRDTGFDGSVVTGRVIRLTDEFAIVDVGLKSEGRVALKEFGPPGATPDVKPGDVIELYVERYEDRDGSIVLSREKARREEAWTSLERAFANNQRVNGTIYGRVKGGFTVDLGGAMAFLPGSQVDIRPVRDVGPLMGQPQPFQILKMDRARGNIVVSRRAVLEETRAEQRSELIQGLKEGMILDGVVKNITDYGAFVDLGGVDGLLHVTDIAWKRINHPSEALQIGQPVRVQVIRFNSDTQRISLGMKQLEADPWENVAIKYPPGARYTGRVTNITDYGAFVELEPGVEGLVHVSEMSWTKKNVHPGKIVATSQEVDVMVLDVDSAKRRISLGLKQVQRNPWEQFAEEHKVGSTIEGEIRNITEFGLFIGLSADIDGMVHMSDLSWDEPGEVAMAKYEKGQVVKAKVLDVDSEKERISLGIKQLQEDPAADTLSRVHKGEIVTCVVTSVQTNGIEVKVDDVLSGFIRRAELARDKAEQRPERFAVGEKVDAKIVSVDRASRKLALTIRGREVEEDKQAINEYGSSDSGASLGDILGAAIRRRNTEA, from the coding sequence ATGGCTTCAGCCACCACTACAGCTCCCGCCGCTCATGGCGGAGAGGATTTTGCCGCTCTTCTCGACGAGACCCTCGGCCGCGATACCGGCTTTGACGGCTCCGTCGTTACGGGCCGCGTGATCCGCCTGACCGACGAATTCGCGATTGTCGACGTTGGTCTGAAGAGCGAAGGGCGCGTCGCCCTCAAGGAATTCGGCCCGCCGGGCGCTACGCCCGACGTCAAGCCGGGTGACGTGATCGAACTCTACGTCGAGCGCTACGAAGATCGTGACGGCTCCATCGTGCTGTCGCGCGAGAAGGCACGCCGCGAAGAGGCTTGGACGTCTCTGGAGCGCGCTTTTGCGAACAACCAGCGCGTCAACGGCACGATCTACGGTCGCGTCAAGGGCGGCTTCACCGTCGATCTGGGCGGCGCCATGGCGTTCCTGCCGGGCAGCCAGGTGGATATCCGTCCGGTTCGCGATGTCGGCCCGCTGATGGGTCAGCCGCAGCCGTTCCAGATTCTGAAGATGGACCGTGCGCGTGGCAACATCGTCGTGTCCCGTCGCGCCGTGCTCGAAGAGACGCGTGCAGAGCAGCGTTCGGAACTGATCCAGGGCCTCAAGGAAGGCATGATCCTGGACGGCGTGGTCAAGAACATCACCGATTACGGCGCGTTCGTGGATCTGGGTGGCGTCGACGGCCTGTTGCATGTGACCGATATCGCTTGGAAGCGTATCAATCATCCGTCCGAAGCTCTGCAGATCGGTCAGCCGGTTCGCGTGCAGGTTATCCGCTTCAACTCGGATACGCAGCGCATTTCTCTCGGTATGAAGCAGCTTGAGGCTGATCCGTGGGAGAACGTGGCGATCAAGTATCCGCCGGGTGCGCGTTACACGGGCCGCGTTACGAACATCACCGACTACGGTGCATTCGTGGAGCTGGAGCCGGGCGTCGAAGGTCTGGTGCACGTTTCCGAAATGTCCTGGACGAAGAAGAACGTCCATCCGGGCAAGATCGTGGCTACTTCTCAGGAAGTCGATGTCATGGTTCTGGACGTGGACAGCGCCAAGCGTCGTATCTCGCTCGGCCTGAAGCAGGTTCAGCGCAATCCTTGGGAGCAGTTCGCGGAAGAGCACAAGGTCGGTTCGACGATCGAAGGCGAAATTCGCAACATCACCGAGTTCGGTCTGTTCATCGGTCTTTCCGCGGATATCGACGGCATGGTTCACATGTCCGATCTTTCTTGGGACGAGCCGGGCGAAGTCGCCATGGCGAAGTACGAGAAGGGGCAGGTCGTCAAGGCCAAGGTGCTGGATGTCGACTCCGAGAAGGAGCGCATTTCGCTCGGCATCAAGCAGCTTCAGGAAGATCCTGCGGCCGATACGCTGTCGCGCGTCCATAAGGGCGAGATCGTGACCTGCGTTGTGACCTCGGTGCAGACCAACGGCATCGAAGTGAAGGTCGATGACGTTTTGAGCGGCTTCATCCGTCGCGCTGAACTGGCCCGTGATAAGGCTGAGCAGCGTCCGGAACGCTTCGCAGTAGGCGAGAAGGTCGATGCGAAGATCGTCTCCGTCGATCGCGCTTCCCGTAAGCTCGCGCTGACCATCCGTGGTCGCGAAGTTGAGGAAGACAAGCAGGCGATCAACGAATACGGCTCGTCCGACAGCGGTGCTTCGCTGGGTGACATCCTGGGTGCCGCGATCCGTCGCCGCAACACGGAAGCTTAA
- a CDS encoding glycosyltransferase, with product MAVIYNTNYTHNPNSYLTLAIERAARSLFGEDQVVLADNMTLAAYAGSGEHDTLICIDGQRINLPLMRRIRPAFKTMILWTFEDPFMRDFNVENADLFDFVFTNDPSCAEYYRGKGHYLPLAASSSIHKRPVKAANDLDYDIFFAGTMWPNRVETLRHVIAAFPQARLKLICPGNEFLPPLPADLAELAIQRPVSHEAFVDFANASAVTLTMFRDYASHGDTSQATAPGPRFYELALAGTAQVVEAPESMGSVYFDEIDGIKLARDINGVVAAVAELLGDKKLRYRSASSAQKSVAAHHLYENRLRRMAEISGANFKRHAQGIALAPRRRRLRVLMCTHSTIYEQAWGGVEVYQQALCSFLGRDIEFFYWLRRGTHCRLMTANGQEIERFDVPEVGWTDAMCDAPEEMAFSNAISQYNFDIVHFQHLGHHALSLPIIAKACGAGVLFSAHDFWLVSSRYNLLNQELRYVEDEVKSVTAQDIVLKITENIEYGGEQTRRAFIAYMLHSVDAIMFGTEHSRNLTEEIYPVLKQKKSLIFGIPSPENTVPVVAKKYEPLGERRLGVAIVGNFLRTKGADTILSLIEIAHPDHFEFHIFGYVHPEYDAVLNAHVRPNVKVYGRYSMGDIDALKIADVALNLSIWPETYCISLSEAWQNGLIPIVTDIGALGDRVTDGVNGFKVPVGRPSMVLERLELLRSSENMRREMMGNISPKLWTQAGAYGRTLLELYNELAPTRELGLSEMHIDAGQVHLLPHTSWRHQAPPRHIFDPPTTRDLSIELPEPVHDWFSIQGAHYYIDDVCHFVFSENEAMDFEGAYEFHIRGWYIVPGISSSGTLYTVLIGDDDKPMIFLPCIREARSDVQSIHADAPRRSGFVGQAGLRGKWCEGNYRVGLVNIVNGSGAFMLTSVRITVDGGKITAIDRESVSNGRILADFERIAHGDGQLRGIKLFDVKRSGVHRYENGPMEHYIDILPGLFGDPVEELGARSEFAIKGWAYLHHLQRAGLIYLACVNEKREEVFLFGIERSTRHDVQEVFSDAPLRSGFYGKLKFQEGYAAQMNGDYRLCIVNLVDDLIGIKALDIVLTIDNGMATAVMRSELTDGVVTKVDSLIQQRIVA from the coding sequence ATGGCTGTTATTTACAATACAAACTACACCCATAATCCCAATTCGTATTTGACTTTAGCTATCGAACGAGCCGCCCGGTCGTTATTTGGTGAAGATCAGGTCGTACTTGCTGATAATATGACGCTTGCTGCTTACGCAGGCTCCGGCGAGCATGACACGCTGATCTGTATCGATGGGCAGCGCATCAATCTACCGCTTATGCGGCGCATACGTCCCGCGTTCAAAACGATGATCCTTTGGACATTCGAAGATCCGTTCATGCGGGACTTCAATGTCGAAAACGCGGATCTCTTCGATTTCGTTTTCACCAACGATCCGTCTTGCGCCGAATATTATCGGGGGAAGGGCCATTACCTTCCTCTGGCTGCCAGCTCCTCCATTCACAAAAGGCCGGTCAAGGCCGCGAACGATCTCGATTACGATATCTTCTTCGCAGGCACGATGTGGCCCAATCGCGTGGAGACGTTACGCCATGTCATCGCGGCGTTCCCACAGGCCCGTTTGAAGCTGATCTGCCCAGGGAACGAATTTCTTCCGCCACTGCCGGCAGATCTGGCGGAATTGGCGATCCAGCGTCCCGTCAGTCATGAGGCGTTCGTCGATTTCGCGAATGCGAGCGCCGTAACGCTGACGATGTTTCGCGATTACGCCAGCCATGGCGATACCAGCCAGGCGACGGCGCCTGGACCTCGCTTTTACGAGTTGGCGCTGGCAGGAACGGCTCAGGTGGTCGAAGCGCCTGAGAGCATGGGCAGCGTTTATTTCGACGAAATCGATGGCATCAAACTCGCGCGTGATATCAATGGTGTTGTCGCGGCCGTTGCTGAACTGCTCGGCGATAAGAAATTACGCTATCGTTCCGCATCCAGTGCGCAGAAATCCGTTGCCGCGCATCATCTATATGAAAACCGTCTGCGCCGTATGGCGGAGATTTCCGGCGCGAATTTCAAGCGGCATGCTCAAGGCATAGCGCTTGCGCCGCGTCGTCGCCGTCTTCGCGTTCTGATGTGCACGCATTCTACCATCTATGAGCAAGCCTGGGGCGGCGTCGAAGTTTACCAGCAAGCGCTTTGCTCTTTTCTTGGGCGCGATATCGAGTTCTTCTATTGGCTGCGTCGTGGAACGCATTGTCGTCTTATGACGGCCAACGGTCAGGAGATTGAACGCTTCGATGTGCCTGAAGTCGGCTGGACGGATGCGATGTGCGATGCACCGGAGGAAATGGCGTTTTCCAATGCCATCAGCCAATATAATTTCGACATCGTGCATTTTCAGCATCTCGGGCATCATGCCCTTTCCCTGCCGATTATCGCGAAGGCCTGTGGCGCGGGTGTTCTTTTCTCAGCCCATGATTTCTGGTTGGTTTCTTCGCGGTACAATCTTCTCAACCAAGAATTGCGATACGTCGAAGACGAAGTGAAATCAGTTACCGCGCAAGATATCGTGCTGAAGATTACTGAGAATATCGAATATGGCGGTGAACAAACCCGCCGCGCTTTCATCGCGTATATGTTGCATTCCGTCGATGCCATCATGTTTGGCACGGAACATTCCCGCAATCTGACGGAAGAAATCTATCCGGTTCTAAAACAGAAAAAGAGCCTCATCTTCGGCATTCCCTCGCCGGAAAACACCGTCCCTGTGGTGGCTAAAAAATACGAACCGCTCGGCGAGCGCCGCTTGGGTGTTGCGATCGTCGGTAACTTCCTGCGCACCAAGGGCGCGGACACCATTTTAAGCCTGATTGAGATCGCGCATCCCGATCACTTCGAATTCCATATTTTCGGGTATGTTCATCCTGAATATGACGCAGTGCTCAATGCTCATGTCCGCCCTAATGTTAAGGTTTATGGGCGTTATTCGATGGGCGATATCGATGCGCTAAAAATCGCCGATGTAGCTTTGAATCTTTCGATCTGGCCGGAAACCTATTGCATTTCGCTTTCCGAAGCCTGGCAAAACGGCCTTATTCCTATCGTGACGGATATCGGTGCACTCGGAGATCGTGTCACCGACGGGGTGAATGGGTTCAAGGTGCCGGTCGGGCGGCCCAGCATGGTTCTGGAACGACTGGAATTGCTGCGCTCTTCGGAGAATATGCGTCGTGAGATGATGGGCAACATCTCACCTAAACTTTGGACGCAGGCTGGAGCCTACGGTCGCACGCTGCTTGAACTCTACAACGAACTTGCTCCCACGCGCGAACTCGGCTTGTCGGAAATGCATATCGATGCCGGGCAAGTGCATTTGCTGCCGCACACCTCCTGGCGTCATCAAGCGCCGCCTCGGCATATCTTCGATCCACCGACGACACGCGATTTGTCGATCGAATTGCCTGAACCGGTGCATGATTGGTTTTCGATTCAGGGCGCGCATTACTATATCGATGATGTTTGCCATTTCGTTTTCTCTGAAAACGAGGCAATGGATTTTGAAGGCGCTTACGAATTTCATATCCGTGGTTGGTATATCGTCCCCGGTATAAGTTCATCCGGCACGCTCTATACCGTGCTGATCGGCGACGATGACAAGCCGATGATCTTCCTGCCCTGCATTCGCGAAGCGCGGAGCGATGTGCAGAGCATCCATGCTGATGCGCCACGGCGCTCCGGTTTTGTCGGTCAAGCAGGCCTGCGCGGTAAATGGTGCGAAGGCAATTACCGTGTCGGTCTGGTCAATATCGTCAACGGAAGCGGCGCATTCATGCTTACCTCCGTGCGAATCACCGTCGATGGTGGAAAAATCACCGCGATTGATCGGGAGTCCGTTTCGAATGGCCGGATATTGGCTGATTTCGAGCGAATTGCGCATGGCGATGGCCAACTTCGCGGCATCAAGCTTTTCGATGTGAAGCGCTCAGGCGTGCATCGCTACGAAAACGGCCCGATGGAACATTATATCGATATTCTGCCCGGATTGTTCGGCGATCCGGTGGAGGAACTCGGGGCAAGAAGCGAATTCGCTATTAAAGGCTGGGCCTACCTGCATCATTTGCAGCGTGCCGGCCTGATCTATCTGGCTTGCGTGAATGAGAAGAGGGAAGAGGTTTTTCTCTTCGGCATTGAACGTTCGACGCGGCATGACGTGCAAGAAGTGTTCTCCGACGCACCGTTGCGCTCCGGCTTTTACGGAAAGCTGAAGTTTCAAGAGGGTTATGCCGCGCAAATGAACGGCGATTACCGCTTGTGCATCGTCAATCTTGTCGATGATCTGATCGGTATCAAAGCTCTCGATATTGTCCTGACAATCGATAACGGCATGGCGACGGCGGTGATGCGTAGTGAATTGACGGACGGCGTGGTCACGAAGGTCGATTCTCTTATTCAGCAACGCATTGTCGCGTAA
- a CDS encoding glycosyltransferase, whose product MFDAMTIENNSSSFRRPRWHEIDEAWYLRQHPEIMEAIGTEEIPDIVAYFEKIGQGYGHSPNCYFDELWYRQTYPEVQREILRGHYRSGFEHYCQTGYRDHSPHWLFSEQEYRRRYPELTQVLFDREGFLNGYDHYLQLGLSQGRIGHRFFDPELAWMMSEKYPECFDGAEGVFGSYIDLPATLPDAERVSWYFDPVWYLQRYPEVALEIAQGRYRSALHHYLTNPSPRQYDPQEHFSEAHYQHAHADVMPSVEQGIFRNGYEHFLRFGEREGRSPADGIDLVKYMSRPRVRADVQHGLYAGPFAHWIATRLHHPEILEEASMPSEAQTRALFLREAEALLPLLARQGLNFSHQGLPEISVIMVVHDQIALTLQALASLRGNYSGEIELLLVDSGSHDQTAEIEKIVKGAHILRFRHNIGYLDGCNKALARASAPVALYLNNDLRLYPHAIANAVTRLHAEPDIGAVGAKLVRTNMRLQEAGSIIWRDGATYGYRREDDPNIAEANFVRDVDYCSAAFLMARTDILKDLGGFDTIYRPAYFEDADLCLRIVRSGARIVYDPSVMVEHLEFGSSGALRSQAMIRANHRIFARQHQDYLRQQQPAHVRNAVLAREHRDRRKKILVIEDRLPLRSLGSGYVRSNDIIRTMARLGYQVTVFPVLSRETTLVERSRDFPESVELIDTRDLNHFADFIQERAGYYDLVWVGRTHNMARLLPIMNETSRYLPVDGTILDTEVVAAPRSLERAEVLGLNPPSGSLEELLREELECARYCRRVVAVSDHDASLIRRVDYENVSVLGHSLRPRPTARAFAERHDLLFVGALHDEESPNYDSLLWLLRDVMPILDPLLPPDIVLTVAGYVHPSVDVSVFAYYPRVNLVGALKDLTPLYDRHRIFVAPTRFAGGLPYKIHEAASFGLPVVATELLAEEVGWENGQQIMSASSRDPAAFAQAIARLYHDEALWSRVRQGALEEIGRDCSPKRFENSLEEILQNCLVP is encoded by the coding sequence ATGTTCGATGCCATGACGATCGAAAACAATAGTTCATCGTTCAGACGCCCACGTTGGCACGAGATCGACGAAGCATGGTATCTGCGTCAGCATCCTGAAATCATGGAGGCTATCGGTACCGAAGAAATCCCTGACATTGTGGCCTATTTCGAAAAGATCGGTCAGGGATATGGTCATTCTCCCAACTGCTATTTCGATGAGTTGTGGTATCGGCAAACCTATCCCGAAGTTCAGCGCGAGATCCTACGGGGACATTATCGCTCGGGTTTCGAACATTATTGCCAGACCGGCTACCGCGATCACTCGCCCCACTGGTTATTTTCCGAGCAGGAATATCGCCGTCGCTACCCCGAATTGACGCAAGTTCTGTTCGATCGGGAAGGCTTTCTCAACGGTTACGATCATTATCTTCAACTGGGCCTGTCCCAGGGGCGCATCGGGCATCGTTTTTTCGATCCCGAACTCGCCTGGATGATGAGCGAAAAATATCCTGAATGTTTTGACGGTGCCGAAGGGGTTTTCGGCTCCTATATCGATCTGCCCGCAACCCTGCCGGATGCAGAGCGCGTCTCGTGGTATTTCGATCCGGTCTGGTATCTTCAGCGCTATCCCGAAGTCGCCCTTGAGATTGCGCAGGGACGCTATCGTTCCGCGCTACATCATTACCTGACCAATCCCTCGCCCCGGCAATACGACCCGCAAGAGCATTTTTCGGAAGCGCATTACCAACACGCTCATGCCGATGTCATGCCGAGCGTAGAGCAAGGTATTTTCCGCAACGGCTATGAACATTTTCTGCGTTTCGGCGAGCGGGAAGGGCGTAGCCCGGCGGACGGTATCGATCTCGTAAAATATATGTCTCGCCCGCGCGTGCGGGCGGATGTGCAGCACGGGCTTTACGCGGGTCCCTTCGCGCATTGGATCGCGACGCGCCTGCATCATCCGGAGATCTTGGAAGAAGCCAGCATGCCTTCCGAGGCGCAAACGCGCGCCTTGTTTCTGCGGGAAGCGGAAGCATTATTGCCGCTATTGGCGCGACAGGGTTTAAACTTCAGCCACCAGGGTCTGCCCGAGATCAGCGTGATTATGGTCGTGCACGATCAGATTGCCTTAACGCTCCAGGCGCTCGCCTCGTTACGCGGCAATTACTCGGGCGAGATCGAGCTTCTACTGGTCGATTCCGGCTCTCACGATCAGACGGCCGAAATCGAAAAGATCGTGAAGGGCGCGCATATTCTGCGCTTCCGCCACAATATCGGTTATCTGGACGGATGTAACAAAGCTCTCGCGCGGGCGAGCGCGCCTGTTGCGTTGTATCTGAACAACGATCTGCGTCTGTATCCGCATGCCATCGCCAATGCCGTGACGCGCCTTCACGCCGAACCCGATATCGGCGCGGTCGGTGCAAAGCTCGTGCGAACCAATATGCGTTTGCAGGAAGCGGGTTCGATTATCTGGCGCGATGGCGCGACGTATGGATATCGCCGCGAGGACGATCCGAACATCGCCGAAGCCAATTTCGTGCGTGATGTCGATTATTGTTCCGCCGCCTTTCTTATGGCGCGCACCGATATCCTGAAAGATCTTGGCGGGTTCGACACGATATATCGCCCCGCTTATTTCGAGGACGCCGATCTGTGTTTGCGTATCGTGCGCTCCGGTGCGCGCATCGTCTACGATCCGTCCGTCATGGTCGAGCATCTGGAGTTTGGCAGTTCCGGCGCATTGCGTTCCCAGGCGATGATCCGAGCCAATCACCGTATCTTCGCACGGCAGCATCAGGATTATCTGCGCCAACAGCAGCCCGCTCATGTGCGTAATGCTGTTCTGGCGCGTGAGCATCGCGATAGGCGTAAGAAAATTCTGGTGATCGAAGATCGTCTGCCTTTGCGATCTTTGGGATCGGGCTATGTGCGTTCGAACGATATCATCCGCACCATGGCGCGCTTGGGATACCAGGTGACGGTTTTTCCCGTCCTGTCCCGAGAAACCACGCTCGTCGAGCGCAGCAGGGATTTTCCGGAGAGCGTCGAACTGATCGATACGCGCGATTTAAACCATTTCGCGGATTTCATTCAGGAGCGAGCCGGATATTACGATCTGGTCTGGGTCGGGCGCACGCATAACATGGCGCGGCTTCTTCCGATCATGAATGAAACCAGCCGTTATCTGCCGGTCGATGGCACAATTCTCGATACGGAGGTGGTCGCAGCGCCGCGGAGTCTTGAGCGTGCCGAAGTTCTCGGTCTCAACCCGCCAAGCGGCAGTTTGGAAGAATTGCTGCGCGAGGAATTGGAATGTGCGCGCTATTGCCGACGGGTCGTCGCCGTCAGCGATCATGATGCGAGCCTGATCCGGCGCGTGGATTACGAGAATGTCTCCGTTCTTGGCCATAGTCTGCGGCCGCGCCCGACGGCGCGCGCTTTCGCCGAGCGTCACGATCTTCTGTTTGTCGGCGCACTGCACGACGAAGAATCGCCCAATTACGACAGCTTGCTTTGGCTCTTGCGCGATGTCATGCCGATCCTCGATCCGCTTTTACCGCCCGATATTGTGCTGACTGTAGCGGGCTATGTTCATCCTTCGGTCGATGTAAGCGTTTTTGCCTACTATCCGCGTGTCAACCTTGTGGGCGCGCTCAAAGATCTGACGCCGCTTTACGACCGACATCGCATTTTCGTGGCGCCTACGCGTTTCGCTGGCGGTTTGCCCTACAAAATCCATGAAGCCGCATCGTTCGGTTTGCCCGTGGTGGCAACGGAACTGCTCGCTGAGGAAGTGGGATGGGAGAACGGCCAGCAGATTATGTCGGCCTCGAGCCGTGATCCCGCAGCCTTCGCGCAAGCGATCGCCCGACTCTACCATGACGAAGCGCTCTGGTCCCGAGTGCGCCAGGGTGCTCTGGAAGAGATCGGGCGGGATTGTAGCCCGAAACGCTTCGAAAATAGCCTGGAAGAAATTCTACAAAATTGCCTTGTGCCATAG